The stretch of DNA ACTTTAGCGCTACATATTCTTTTTCTTGGTAAATGAGCGAGCCAGGCTTAAGCGGTGCGCCGAAGTGGTGGCCTAAGCTGAGTGCTCGCGCGGGAATCTCACGTACCCCTCTCACACATCAGGTTACTCTTTCAAGCTGTTGTACTTGAGTCCATCCGCGAGGAGCTTGTGCTCGTCTACCTCCACGTCGAACCAGGGGTTGATTATCTTGGCGAACAACCCCTTAGCGTAGTTCTTCACAACAGCACCCTCCATGCTCATAGCTTCCGTCGAGAAAGCGGACTTGCCCTCTATGATACTTGCTAGCTCCCTGATAATCTCGTCCACTTCACGCTCGCTACGGCAGTTTAGCTCGAGAACCTTAAGGAGCGGGGGAGGCTCGAGACCGAGATCCATTACCACACGGATCTTCTCCTCGTACCCGAGAAACGCCTGCCTTTCGAGATCGTACACATCAAAGACCACAGCCCAGTCTGGCAGCCGATCGTAGGGGACAGTATGCCTGACCCTAAGGTACTCGCCATAGAGGACGTAGCGCTCAGGCAGCTCTTGGAGCTTCTCGTAGTGGGGATAAACCCAGAGACGCCAAATTCCCCTGTAAACACCGGGCTCGTAGCCATCGACGATGTTCGTGCCACGCTGGTAGACGACAATCTCCCCGCCTTCCCTCATCACCGAGAACTGGGCACCGTCCAGCTTCTCCTCTACGTGCACAGAGCCGTTGAATAGCTGTAGAAGCTCAGGGTAGGTGAGGTAGCGCTTGCCACCGTGCCTGAAGCCACTGGGGTGCGGTATCCTGTATATGCGAGGATACCTAGGCCTCTGAATGGACAAACGCCGTCCGTAAGTGCTTCAGCTGTGTAAAGATATAATCTTTGCACACGAGTCCCAAGAAAAATCCCGAGAACGAGCTCAGTCGGGTAGTTCCTGCTTACCATCACGTGAATTCACATAGCTCTGACGCGGACGAATCCAGAGTAAGACGATGAGCAATGCCCTTCACCTGTGGCTGAAAACGTGACGACGCCGAGGAAAACTACAGTGCGTTGATGTGAACGACGATGTAGGGGAGATTGCGTATGTTAAGTGCCTGCCTTGCACCGAGGTAGTGACCTAAACCGGAAGCCTCGTGAATCACAGCAGACTAGTTCTCGTAGGCCTCACTCTCTCCCAGGGCTCGACCCCACCGGGTACAACCCTAAAAACGGGGTTTACCTCCACTCCGTGCAAGTTTACCAGCTCCTGGTACCTCTTGAGATCTCTTGCCCTGAGCTTACCCAGGAGGTGCTGGAACTCGTAGCTCACCTGCCCCTCTGTTACAGGGATAACGCTGACCTTCACCACCTTCCACACCTTGCTCACGTCGAAGGAGTACCCCCTTTCTACCGACTCGAGCCACACGTAGTAAATGTACGCGTCTATGCACTCCATCGGGTTCTCGCAGGCCTTAAACCTCTCAAGTTGCGGGTGGTTCCTGTACCCCTTCGTCCCGCCCTCGAGAACCTTTCTCGCCAGGAGCGCTTCCCGCCACAGAGCCACTAGTCCTTTTGCGTCAAGGTACTTGGGGTGAATCGACCACAAGCGCATGAGCCAGCGCACCAACCATCGTCCTCGACGTTTTACAGACTAAAAATTTGATCTCAATCCACCGCCGCATTTGCTAGTCCCGCAACGAGCCTGGAAAAAGGATTGATTTATCTCGAGGGAGGGGCTCAGCTTTAGTAAGGACTACCCCACTACCCTCTTTATCCCACTAAGCTTGTCGAAGTCCCTGTCGAATGAGTATATTTCCCTAATACCGCTCCTCAGCATTGCAACATATGCAACCGCGTCGCTAAATCCGATGTGATTGGTCTCCGCGACCCTCAACGCTTCCCGGCACATACCCAAATCCACCCCGTAGATGGTCACGTGAGGAGCATAAAGTAGATACTTCCCGACGTCGAGAGCAGCACGCGGTGGCATGTACTTCTCGAGTATGTTGGCAATCTCGGCTAGCTGAACAACCGTCAGCGCAACCCTCTCACCTCTCTGAATCCTCCTAACCATTTCCTTGGCTGCGTCCTTAATATCCCGCTCATGTTGACTCAGCATCCTCCTCGGTTTCAGGTAAGCGTGGACGAAAACGCTAGCATCAACGAATCTCAAGGAGCTCTCCCTTGACAGATTTCCAGTCTGATAAATCAGACTCCAAGTCGACCTCCACGGAGTCGAAGAACTTCGTTAAGTCGGGGAGCTTTAGCGGCTCCAAGACTATTCTCTCGCCCTCAATCCTCACCACAATAAGGCCGCCTTCTGCGTACTTTTCCCTCCACTCCTTGGGTAACACCAATCTTCCCTGTTTATCCATATGCCTAATTATCTCCACAACCATTGAAACCACCATTTTTATAGAAAATGGAATGTGAATTAAGTTTATCGTCAAAAGCAGCTCACCATGGAAAACTAAAATTTTGCTGTCACCTTTACCTAGACAAAACTCCAGCCTCTGGGCCACTAGCAAGATCCGCACTCGTTAAACGATCACTGCACAAATGCGGTTACTTTGTTTTCTTCACGGCTAGAAAGTCCGAGGTAAGAGAGCTAGTTAACCGCTCTAACCTAAGCGGGCTGTTAAAAAGCGGAAAGGTTACTCGCTACTCTATTGAACCCACGAGAGACTCGAACCGAATAGCACCTCCACCCACACTTCTAAAAATAGGTGCCGGTGAGAGGTGATTTGAACTGAGCTATCCAATGTGAAGTGAACTGAGACTTTATACTTGTTAACGGGCTCACCGTTCAGACAAGCCTGTTTTTCGAGACTAAATGGGTCAATACGCAGCATCATTCTGCGTCCGATCTGCACCATTAGTATTTAAAGCTAGCAAGTGTTTTCCATTCCGTTTTTGAGAATTTTCAGGTTAAAGGTTTTTAGCTGGTTGATGCGTTCTACATTCTGTGAGCGAGGAGTACGTGGCAGTGTCCATCACCGTGATCGCAAGGATACCGGGCAGGGAGTTCAGGGAAGAGAGGGTGTTCTACATACCTAAGAGAGTCCTGGAGGAGTGCGCAGGTAAGTCGCTTCAGGACGCTTATTCGGTTGTCAACTGCGTAGAGTGGTACATGAGGAGGACATTTCTGAAAGAGAAAGAAGCAGAACACGATGAAGGCTAGACCGAGCAGATAGAGGGTACCGTGGCTCTCGCAACGGCATTAACGTTTAAAGACCCGCCTAAACGGGCTCGGGATCGCCGCTGACCCCCGGATGCGATACCGTCGGTAATTCCCAAGAATATGTGCACGCCGAATCCCACGCGCTCTTCTGGGGAATCGCAGGCGCTTGCCTGTACGCGTATCCCATGCTGGGGTTTCCCTTGATCCTCACTCCCAGCTAAGTTTTTAATGCGGGGAGTTACCTAGAATGCAGAGCCCTGAAATAGAAGCACGAAAAAGCGCTTCGCGTGGTAGGTTATGCGCGTCAGACTCACACGGAGATCCTTCCTTGCTCTCGCAGCAGGGCTAGCTGGCGCAACTGCAGTGACAGCCCTGCGTGACACGTGGGCGCCGGAGGTTACGGAGGTGGAGCTGGGCTTGGGCCTCGGGCTGACGGTGATGGTGGTGACGGACCTCCACCTCCACGGCTGGGGCTGGCGGGAAGAGGCCGTGCTCGACGCGCTCATCGAGGCCTCTCGGAGGGCCGACGTGGCAGTGGTGCTCGGGGACACGTACGACCAGGCGACGCCGAGCCTCGAGCTCGTAGAAAGGATGCTGAAGCCGCTGGACCTCCCGAAGCTTGGGGTCCTCGGGAACCACGAGCACTGGGCCACCGGCAGGTTCCCCCTGCAGGAGGGAATCGCCGCTCTCGAGGCCGCTGGCGTCCGCCTGCTGCTCAACGAGGCGGTCGAGCTCAAAAGGGTCAGGTTCGGGGGGATCGACTGGTACGAGGACGAGGCGGGCCTCGCGAGGTCTTACCTCTCGCGCGTCGGCGAGGCGGACGTCCTCCTCTCCCACACGCCCGACATCGCGGGCCTCTCGCCCCGAGCCCGCGTAGTCCTCGCAGGGCACACGCACGGCGGCCAGGTCTGCCTCCCTCTCCTGGGGCCCCTGTGGGTGCCCAGCCGCTACGGCACGAGGTTCGCTAGCGGGCTCTTCCGGCTGGGCGAATCCTACCTGTACGTAAGCCGCGGCCTGGGAGAATCGGTCCTTCCGGTGAGGATCAACTGCAGGAGGGAGCTCCCGCTGATCCACCTGTAAGCGCGCCGCGGCCCGGCGCCGCCCAGGGGGCTTTCCCAGCCTTTGGGAAATGCTTAAAAGGTTAGCTCGCTCCAGGGGGTGGGAGGATTCATGCTGGGCCTCAGAGAGGCCGTGGCCGCTTCGCTGCTGGCCTTCCTTGCGCTCTCCCTCGTGCTAAGGTCGAGGCGCCCAAAGGTGCCTATCTGGGCTCTGATGGCCCTTGCCTCCTCCTTCTCTGTCGCGTTCGGGCTAATAGGGTTGGACGAGCTGGGGCAGGCTGTGAACATCGAGGTCGTCCTCTTCCTCATCGGGATGTTCTCCATAGTCGCTCTCGCGGAGTCGTCGGGGCTCCTGGAGGCCGCCTCCCTGTGGTTCGTGTCGAGGTTCAGGAGCAGGAAGGCGGCCGTCTTCGGCTCGGCCTACCTCTTCGGGCTCATGGCGGCTCTCGCGGTGAACGACACGGTTGCACTGATCGGCCCGCCGATAGCCGTGCTTGTGGCTAGGGCGCTGGGCGTCGACTACAGGATGATGTTCCTCCTGCTCGCCTATTCCCTCACGATCGGCTCGGTGATGACCCCTATTGGAAACCCCCAGAACATGCTCATAGCCGTGGAGTCGGGGATCGGGGCGCCTCTCGTGGAGTTCCTGAAGTGGCTCGCGATACCCTCGCTCATCAACATCTACCTGACCGCCGCGTACCTTCTGAGGGCGTTCAGAGTCGAGGACAGGCCGGTGAGCCTCCTCGCGCTCCCCCAGGAGAAGATCACCAACAGGCGCGACGCCTACCTGGGAGGTCTCGGGCTCGCCGCGGTGGTGGCCGCGCTTCTAGTGAACGACCTGCTGCAGCTGGCGGGCCTACCGCACGTGAAGAGCATCGGCTTCATACCCTTCGTCGTTGCCGCAACCCTCTACGTGGCGTCGAGCGACCCCAGGAGGATACTCGGCGGCGTCGACTGGGGCACTGTCGTCTTCTTCATCTCCATGTTCATAACCATGGAGGCTGTTTGGCGTGCCGGGGTCCTCCAGGAGGCGATCGGGGCGCTCACTCTAAACCCCCTCGCCCAAACCTGGGTGAACGTGCTCCTGATAACCCTAGCCTCGCTGGCGCTCAGCCAGCTCCTCAGCAACGTCCCCTTCACCAAGTTCTTCATCGACTACATGAAGGCCCTTGGCTTCGGGCCGGGCAACACTGCGGAGTGGGTAGCGCTGGCCATGGCCGCCACGATCGCCGGCAACCTCACGATACTCGGCGCCGCCTCGAACGTGATCGTGATCGAGACCCTCGAGACGAGGTACCAGCAGACCATCAGCTTCACGGAGTTCCTCAAGCACGGAGCAGTCGTGACGGCCATAAACACCGCCGTGTACCTCGCGTACTTCTACCTCCTGCTCCACCTCTGAGAGAACGTTCCTCACCGCGCCCGTTGAGCGAGGGCAGCGGGGTGGTCCCTTGACGGAGGAGCTCGCCAGGAGGGTGATGAAGTGGTACTCCGTGAACAAGCGCCAGTTCCCCTGGAGGGTCGGCATGAGGGACGAGTGGGTCGTCGCCCTCACTGCAATACTCCTGAGGAAGACGCGCGCCGAGAGCGTGGCGAAGCACTACAGCAGGATCGTCGCCGCGA from Infirmifilum sp. NZ encodes:
- a CDS encoding SLC13 family permease, with translation MLGLREAVAASLLAFLALSLVLRSRRPKVPIWALMALASSFSVAFGLIGLDELGQAVNIEVVLFLIGMFSIVALAESSGLLEAASLWFVSRFRSRKAAVFGSAYLFGLMAALAVNDTVALIGPPIAVLVARALGVDYRMMFLLLAYSLTIGSVMTPIGNPQNMLIAVESGIGAPLVEFLKWLAIPSLINIYLTAAYLLRAFRVEDRPVSLLALPQEKITNRRDAYLGGLGLAAVVAALLVNDLLQLAGLPHVKSIGFIPFVVAATLYVASSDPRRILGGVDWGTVVFFISMFITMEAVWRAGVLQEAIGALTLNPLAQTWVNVLLITLASLALSQLLSNVPFTKFFIDYMKALGFGPGNTAEWVALAMAATIAGNLTILGAASNVIVIETLETRYQQTISFTEFLKHGAVVTAINTAVYLAYFYLLLHL
- a CDS encoding metallophosphoesterase; the encoded protein is MVVTDLHLHGWGWREEAVLDALIEASRRADVAVVLGDTYDQATPSLELVERMLKPLDLPKLGVLGNHEHWATGRFPLQEGIAALEAAGVRLLLNEAVELKRVRFGGIDWYEDEAGLARSYLSRVGEADVLLSHTPDIAGLSPRARVVLAGHTHGGQVCLPLLGPLWVPSRYGTRFASGLFRLGESYLYVSRGLGESVLPVRINCRRELPLIHL
- a CDS encoding type II toxin-antitoxin system VapC family toxin; translated protein: MRFVDASVFVHAYLKPRRMLSQHERDIKDAAKEMVRRIQRGERVALTVVQLAEIANILEKYMPPRAALDVGKYLLYAPHVTIYGVDLGMCREALRVAETNHIGFSDAVAYVAMLRSGIREIYSFDRDFDKLSGIKRVVG
- a CDS encoding pyrimidine dimer DNA glycosylase/endonuclease V; translated protein: MRWLMRLWSIHPKYLDAKGLVALWREALLARKVLEGGTKGYRNHPQLERFKACENPMECIDAYIYYVWLESVERGYSFDVSKVWKVVKVSVIPVTEGQVSYEFQHLLGKLRARDLKRYQELVNLHGVEVNPVFRVVPGGVEPWERVRPTRTSLL
- a CDS encoding RNA ligase family protein; this encodes MSIQRPRYPRIYRIPHPSGFRHGGKRYLTYPELLQLFNGSVHVEEKLDGAQFSVMREGGEIVVYQRGTNIVDGYEPGVYRGIWRLWVYPHYEKLQELPERYVLYGEYLRVRHTVPYDRLPDWAVVFDVYDLERQAFLGYEEKIRVVMDLGLEPPPLLKVLELNCRSEREVDEIIRELASIIEGKSAFSTEAMSMEGAVVKNYAKGLFAKIINPWFDVEVDEHKLLADGLKYNSLKE
- a CDS encoding AbrB/MazE/SpoVT family DNA-binding domain-containing protein, with product MVVEIIRHMDKQGRLVLPKEWREKYAEGGLIVVRIEGERIVLEPLKLPDLTKFFDSVEVDLESDLSDWKSVKGELLEIR